One genomic segment of Planktothrix serta PCC 8927 includes these proteins:
- a CDS encoding DUF433 domain-containing protein: MNSLKMTEGLEIMSMGLEVRDLPNYSLTEVAKYLQLPTGTLRSWVYGRYYPTRQGKQYFTPLIELPSTSEKQLSFTNLIEAHVLSAIRRLHQVPLAKVRAALDYLNQEFSAPHPLAQLEFQTDGVNLFVEQFGELLNVSLKGQLALKEVFYQFLSRIERDPSGLPIKLFPFTRNFDINSPRIVVIDPHISFGRPVLMGTGIPTIILAERYKAGESIDELAIDYQCDRTLIEEGIRWKSPLGCFNKK, encoded by the coding sequence ATGAACAGCCTTAAAATGACTGAAGGATTAGAGATCATGTCTATGGGTTTAGAGGTTCGTGATTTGCCGAATTATTCCTTAACAGAAGTGGCAAAATATTTGCAACTTCCGACTGGAACATTGAGGTCTTGGGTCTATGGTCGTTATTATCCCACTCGTCAAGGAAAACAATATTTTACACCATTAATTGAATTACCTTCTACTTCCGAGAAACAACTATCTTTTACTAATTTAATTGAAGCTCATGTTTTAAGTGCTATCCGACGACTTCATCAAGTCCCTTTAGCTAAAGTTCGTGCAGCTTTAGATTATCTCAATCAAGAATTTTCTGCACCGCACCCCTTAGCTCAACTGGAATTTCAAACCGATGGTGTTAATCTATTTGTGGAACAGTTTGGGGAATTATTAAATGTTTCTTTAAAAGGTCAATTAGCTTTAAAAGAAGTTTTTTATCAATTTTTAAGCAGAATTGAACGAGATCCATCAGGATTACCGATTAAACTATTTCCTTTTACTCGGAATTTTGATATAAATTCACCCCGAATTGTTGTGATTGATCCCCACATTTCCTTTGGTCGTCCGGTCTTAATGGGGACAGGAATTCCCACTATTATTTTAGCAGAACGGTATAAAGCCGGAGAATCTATTGATGAACTAGCAATCGATTATCAATGTGATCGTACCCTAATTGAAGAGGGAATTCGTTGGAAATCGCCATTGGGTTGTTTTAACAAAAAATGA
- a CDS encoding Gfo/Idh/MocA family protein → MTTDTKIGIAIIGTGFGKKVHLPAFQDHPKTQVVAIYHRDLEKAKAIASSHNIPHALNSIDEIVALPEVQGVAISTPPFLHFEMAKKALNAGKHLLLEKPTTLTVQEAKYLYQLAESKGCITSLDFEFRFIPAWQHFAQLLSENYVGQKRLIKIDWLVSSRADETRPWNWYAQKDKGGGVLGAIGSHSFDYISWLFGSIKRLCGQLNTSISLRPDPEAGGELKTVDADDICTLILELHDGTPCQICLSSVTYQGRGHWVEVYGSKGTLILGSDNQQDYVHGFRLWGSQKGESLSEISIPEGLEFPRIYPDGRIAPLMRVIDRWIRGIEQGKSLEPSLKEGVYSQLLMDLTQESNATGTWVNVPAFEPFLMAE, encoded by the coding sequence ATGACAACAGACACAAAAATTGGCATTGCCATAATTGGGACGGGATTCGGTAAAAAAGTTCATCTTCCTGCCTTTCAAGATCATCCTAAAACCCAAGTAGTTGCAATTTATCATCGAGATTTAGAAAAAGCAAAAGCGATCGCTTCTAGCCATAATATTCCCCATGCTCTGAATAGTATTGATGAAATTGTTGCCTTACCTGAAGTTCAAGGCGTTGCAATTTCAACCCCGCCATTTTTACATTTTGAAATGGCTAAAAAAGCCCTAAATGCTGGCAAACATCTATTATTAGAAAAACCCACGACGTTAACGGTTCAAGAAGCTAAATATCTGTATCAACTAGCGGAATCTAAAGGCTGTATTACCAGCTTAGATTTTGAATTTCGGTTTATTCCCGCTTGGCAACATTTTGCCCAACTCTTAAGCGAAAATTATGTCGGTCAAAAAAGACTAATTAAAATTGATTGGTTAGTTTCCAGTCGGGCGGATGAAACTCGTCCTTGGAATTGGTATGCACAAAAAGACAAAGGAGGCGGGGTATTAGGAGCAATTGGTTCCCATAGTTTTGATTATATTTCCTGGTTATTTGGTTCAATTAAACGCCTCTGTGGACAACTTAATACTTCAATTTCTTTGCGTCCTGATCCTGAAGCAGGAGGAGAATTAAAAACCGTTGATGCGGATGATATTTGTACCCTAATTTTAGAACTTCATGATGGCACACCTTGTCAAATTTGTTTAAGTTCTGTTACCTATCAAGGACGAGGACATTGGGTAGAAGTTTATGGAAGTAAAGGAACCTTAATTTTAGGAAGTGATAATCAACAGGATTATGTACACGGATTTCGCTTATGGGGAAGTCAAAAGGGGGAATCTTTAAGCGAAATTTCCATTCCTGAAGGGTTAGAATTTCCTCGGATTTATCCTGATGGTCGAATTGCGCCTTTAATGCGAGTAATTGATCGATGGATCAGGGGAATTGAACAGGGTAAAAGTTTAGAACCTTCCTTAAAAGAAGGGGTTTATTCTCAACTGTTAATGGATTTAACCCAGGAATCGAATGCAACTGGAACTTGGGTGAATGTACCCGCTTTTGAACCCTTTTTAATGGCTGAGTAG
- the ispF gene encoding 2-C-methyl-D-erythritol 2,4-cyclodiphosphate synthase: MNIRIGNGYDIHKLVTGRPLILGGIKIHHELGLLGHSDADVLTHAIMDAMLGALSLGDIGYYFPPTDEKWAGADSLVLLKQVNQLILDQGWKVGNIDSVIVAERPKLKPHISAMCDRLATTLNLNFDQIGVKATTNEQLGPVGREEGIAAYAVALLEKVN; this comes from the coding sequence ATGAATATTCGCATTGGCAATGGTTATGATATTCATAAATTAGTCACCGGACGGCCGTTAATTTTAGGCGGGATAAAAATTCACCATGAATTAGGTCTATTAGGACATAGTGATGCGGATGTTTTAACCCATGCCATTATGGATGCAATGTTAGGAGCTTTAAGTTTAGGAGATATCGGATATTACTTCCCGCCAACGGATGAAAAATGGGCGGGTGCAGATAGTTTAGTATTATTAAAACAGGTGAATCAACTGATTTTAGATCAAGGTTGGAAAGTGGGGAATATTGATTCTGTGATTGTCGCAGAACGTCCGAAATTAAAACCCCATATTAGCGCAATGTGCGATCGCCTTGCTACAACCTTAAACTTAAATTTTGATCAAATTGGGGTGAAAGCAACCACCAATGAACAATTAGGCCCCGTTGGTCGAGAAGAAGGAATTGCGGCTTATGCAGTGGCGTTATTAGAAAAAGTGAATTAA
- a CDS encoding ABC transporter substrate-binding protein codes for MIIFNKLNGLKKALVILLALVLSACSAVQSQIPSRLVVPSPSGPDTFNSPLNQSAYSVFGYLYDPLIQDDPVTGELIPKSGLAEAWEISQDKQKIIITLKDGLKWSDGEPFTVDDIIFTYNDIYLNDQIPTSFKDILRVGKSRTFPTVKKLDNRRVEFVVAEPFAPFLQYVAGLTILPAHILKASITETDAQGNPKFLTTWGTDTNPQDIVGNGQYRIQSYTPYQRVILQQNPYYWRKDKQGNPQPYIQQIVWQIIESTDTQLLNFRSGSLDTLQIQPEAFPLLKPEEKRGQFTIFNAGPEMGTVFMGFNLNQGKNAQGKPFVDPIKSKWFNNKAFRQAIYYAINRDVMKNNLYLGLGELQFSPFPVQSPFYLSPEAGLKTYLYDPEKAKKLLIDAGFKYNNQGQLTDSEGNQIRFTLLASAGKKIREQMGTQINQDLAKIGIQIDLLFLNFNTLVERISSSRNWDTYLGGFLGGGVEPHGGYNIWSVHGRLHTFNQGPQPGEPEIKDWKVSDWEQEIDDLFVKASQEFDPKKRKELYGKAQQIMAEEIPFLYMVNPLVLEAIRDRVQGIKYTPLGGGFWNLYELRIAR; via the coding sequence ATGATTATATTCAACAAACTGAATGGGTTAAAAAAGGCTTTAGTTATCCTATTAGCACTGGTTCTGAGCGCCTGTAGTGCCGTTCAATCCCAAATTCCGTCTCGGTTGGTGGTTCCTAGTCCTAGCGGCCCAGATACCTTTAATTCGCCTCTGAATCAATCCGCCTATAGTGTGTTTGGATATCTGTATGATCCTTTAATTCAAGATGACCCTGTAACGGGAGAATTAATTCCGAAATCGGGGTTAGCGGAAGCTTGGGAAATTTCTCAAGATAAACAAAAAATTATTATTACCTTAAAAGATGGGTTGAAGTGGTCGGATGGTGAACCTTTCACCGTTGATGATATTATTTTTACCTATAATGATATTTATTTAAACGATCAAATTCCCACCAGTTTTAAAGATATTTTGCGAGTAGGAAAAAGCCGAACCTTTCCGACCGTTAAAAAATTAGATAATCGTCGGGTTGAATTTGTTGTTGCTGAACCCTTTGCTCCTTTTTTGCAATATGTAGCGGGATTAACGATTTTACCTGCTCATATTTTAAAAGCTTCGATAACCGAAACTGATGCTCAGGGAAACCCTAAATTTTTAACCACTTGGGGAACCGATACGAACCCCCAAGATATTGTCGGGAATGGTCAATATCGCATCCAAAGTTATACTCCTTATCAACGAGTGATTTTACAACAAAATCCTTATTATTGGCGCAAAGATAAACAGGGAAATCCTCAACCTTATATTCAACAAATTGTCTGGCAAATTATTGAAAGTACCGACACTCAATTATTGAATTTTCGTTCGGGTTCCTTAGATACTTTACAAATTCAACCCGAAGCATTTCCCTTATTAAAACCCGAAGAAAAACGAGGACAATTTACCATTTTTAATGCGGGGCCAGAGATGGGAACAGTGTTTATGGGATTTAACCTAAATCAAGGTAAAAATGCCCAAGGAAAACCCTTTGTTGATCCGATTAAATCCAAATGGTTTAATAATAAAGCCTTCCGCCAAGCGATTTATTATGCCATTAATCGGGACGTAATGAAAAATAATCTCTATTTAGGATTAGGAGAACTGCAATTTTCTCCCTTTCCTGTACAAAGTCCGTTTTATTTATCTCCCGAAGCCGGATTAAAAACCTATCTCTATGATCCTGAAAAGGCGAAAAAGTTGTTAATCGATGCTGGATTTAAGTATAATAATCAAGGACAATTAACCGATAGTGAAGGGAATCAGATTCGCTTTACCCTTTTAGCCAGTGCGGGTAAAAAAATTAGAGAACAAATGGGAACCCAAATCAACCAAGATCTCGCTAAAATTGGCATTCAAATTGATTTATTATTTCTCAACTTTAATACCTTAGTAGAACGCATCTCCAGTTCTCGCAACTGGGATACTTATCTGGGTGGATTCTTGGGAGGAGGAGTTGAACCTCATGGGGGTTATAATATTTGGTCAGTGCATGGACGGTTACACACTTTTAATCAAGGGCCGCAACCCGGAGAACCCGAAATAAAAGATTGGAAAGTATCAGATTGGGAACAAGAAATCGATGATTTATTTGTGAAAGCTTCCCAAGAATTTGATCCCAAAAAACGCAAAGAACTCTATGGAAAAGCTCAACAAATTATGGCTGAAGAAATACCTTTTTTATATATGGTTAATCCTCTCGTCTTGGAAGCCATCCGCGATCGCGTTCAAGGCATTAAATATACCCCATTAGGAGGAGGATTTTGGAATTTGTATGAATTAAGAATTGCTAGATAA
- the larB gene encoding nickel pincer cofactor biosynthesis protein LarB: MNPEALQQLLESVASGQITPTDALEKIKYFDFEPVGDFARIDHHRKLRTGFPEVIWGLNKTPAQIISIIEVMRSQNPVVMATRIEPDVYQQLQAKIPDLYYYELAKICAIQPAQIPEVNSNGNITIVTAGTADLPVAEEAAITATLSGFEVKRLWDVGVAGIHRLLSSWPLIADADVLIVVAGMEGALPSVVAGLADCPVIAVPTSVGYGASFNGLAPLLTMLNSCAAGVGVVNIDNGFGAAILACQILRLGERLKPRIQP, encoded by the coding sequence ATGAATCCTGAAGCCTTACAACAGTTACTTGAATCCGTTGCATCCGGTCAAATTACCCCGACAGATGCGTTAGAAAAAATTAAATATTTTGACTTTGAACCCGTTGGAGATTTTGCCCGAATTGATCATCATCGGAAATTAAGAACAGGATTTCCCGAAGTAATTTGGGGACTGAATAAAACCCCGGCACAAATTATCAGTATTATCGAGGTGATGCGATCGCAAAATCCGGTGGTGATGGCGACTCGGATTGAACCAGATGTTTATCAACAATTACAAGCCAAAATCCCCGATTTATACTATTATGAATTAGCTAAAATTTGTGCGATTCAACCTGCTCAGATTCCCGAAGTAAATTCTAACGGAAACATTACCATTGTAACGGCGGGAACTGCCGATTTACCCGTCGCTGAAGAAGCTGCCATCACCGCTACCTTATCAGGTTTTGAGGTAAAACGGTTATGGGATGTGGGAGTAGCGGGAATTCATCGCTTACTGAGTAGTTGGCCTTTAATTGCGGATGCGGATGTGTTAATTGTGGTTGCTGGAATGGAAGGAGCCTTACCCAGTGTGGTTGCAGGTTTAGCCGATTGTCCGGTAATTGCAGTTCCCACCAGTGTCGGTTATGGCGCCAGTTTTAATGGGTTAGCACCCCTATTAACCATGTTGAATTCCTGTGCGGCGGGAGTCGGTGTTGTTAATATTGATAATGGCTTTGGGGCTGCGATTTTAGCTTGCCAAATTTTACGTCTGGGAGAACGATTAAAACCCCGAATTCAGCCTTAA
- a CDS encoding GNAT family N-acetyltransferase, whose product MNTSFLGCRNRAGWENLCGTGNPPPTGYSIDCSRLQIRPATLEDLTALTDVLADSFHGREGIWGWVYPILRLGIYEDLRTRLLMGSDQYLCLVAVASSPEVSTPGYGHPKEYVLGTVEMGLRSRYAWQLSLASRYPYLSNLAVHPHYRKQGIAQELLRICEQTAQCWGFSKVYLHVLENNPPARRLYYKMGYRLKEIDSGWDSVLLGQPRRLFLQKRI is encoded by the coding sequence TTGAATACATCTTTCCTGGGATGCCGAAACCGGGCTGGATGGGAAAACCTCTGTGGGACGGGAAACCCCCCACCGACAGGATATTCTATTGATTGTTCTCGTTTGCAAATTCGGCCCGCAACCTTGGAAGATCTAACGGCATTAACAGATGTTTTGGCCGACAGTTTTCATGGGCGTGAGGGCATTTGGGGCTGGGTTTATCCGATTTTACGGTTGGGGATTTATGAGGATTTACGCACTCGTCTCTTAATGGGATCAGATCAATATCTATGTTTAGTTGCTGTTGCTTCCTCGCCGGAGGTTTCGACGCCGGGTTATGGACATCCGAAAGAGTATGTTTTGGGAACAGTAGAAATGGGTTTGCGATCGCGTTATGCTTGGCAATTATCCTTGGCTTCTCGATATCCCTATTTGTCTAATTTGGCAGTTCATCCCCACTATCGAAAGCAGGGAATTGCTCAAGAGTTACTTAGAATTTGTGAACAAACGGCCCAATGTTGGGGATTTTCTAAGGTTTATCTTCATGTCCTAGAAAATAATCCTCCAGCCAGACGTCTTTATTACAAAATGGGTTATCGATTAAAAGAGATTGATTCGGGTTGGGATTCTGTGTTATTAGGACAACCTCGACGCTTGTTTTTACAGAAACGAATTTGA
- a CDS encoding response regulator, translating into MNSQKQSKPTILVVDDEPDNLDLLYRTFHREYRVLRAEGGLTALEILASQSDVAVIISDQRMPQMSGTEFLSLTAVQYPDIIRIILTGYTDVEDLVEAINSGKVFKYVTKPWDADELKAIVKQALETHTVLKSRTEELRRALQQESLLYAVTNTIRSAPNYREMLQRIVETVGQMFEAQYCILRPFQDGQMVDEWFMYQSGRGDILETPDPQKPSTDLLRLLVWETTDVEVIQAVDTDERVISVLARQQAYTQTQIRSSLVVPLFYQLDLMAVLALHHCQESHIWLDHEVQLVITVSDQAALALSQARAYEQVRELAKREALVNTITSAIRSSLNPRTIFAAITQQLGEALQVDGCALSLWTKDDEYVQCVGLYDAARQASMVSDEWSLESPPTSVESVASVEPSLQLQQPQEMLPQSLVPIRGNPVLQQVLRTGKPVVIDDLDRQPESHIAEFPLRSASKALMVMPLLSDGQIIGSISLRQNTRIRKWQEAEINLVQVVAVQAALAVQQARLYQKTRQQAERLLEADRVKTEFFQNISHEFRTPLTLMIGPLESAINQQQDLPLEQSKIALRNSRRLLRLVNQLLDLQRFDAGRMQPSFRPCDLISFCHSTVESFQPYCHKKEIYLETDLKTCPLLYLDLERFDKVLYNLLSNAMKFTPTGGTITLRVEPLGDHCRLQVADTGIGIKPEQIPYLFERFRQAEGSANRSYEGSGLGLALVKELVELHKGQISVESIYGKGTTFTVWLQQGTAHLPGEQVLEIPAELNSSRASVEFSDVEVDITEDDSNNGGETAEENILLGENTSSTNLVLVVDDNPDLRRYVSKILRQSGYNVVVACNGAEGFEIAQRYQPEVIITDLMMPLVSGLDLIRLIRENPELKGTPMILLTAKADEETRLEGVERGADAYLSKPFNDRELLAEVKNLQSLKENERRISELNRYLTESVLKRFLPETMVKKAATGELALDLSPEPRLITILFSDIVGFTQMSNQLQSQGIAVVLNEYLAEMTRVIFANGGTVDKFVGDAVMALYGAPEELSAEKQVKQAVNSARQMLRSLDKLNQRWREQGIINHHGVEPVRFRCGIHIGTAVVGMFGSQERSDYTAIGPAVNMAARLQEVAHPNSILVSTEVANYLPATEILAEEFHKLKGIGDQVLTFMVNPEP; encoded by the coding sequence ATGAATTCCCAGAAACAATCTAAGCCGACTATCTTAGTTGTCGATGATGAACCCGATAACCTAGATCTGCTGTATCGCACCTTTCATCGGGAATACCGTGTATTGCGAGCAGAAGGCGGACTAACGGCGCTAGAAATTTTAGCGTCTCAGTCTGACGTGGCTGTGATTATTTCCGATCAACGAATGCCGCAAATGAGCGGGACGGAATTCCTGAGTTTAACGGCTGTTCAATATCCCGATATTATTCGGATTATCCTCACCGGCTATACCGACGTTGAAGATTTAGTCGAAGCGATTAACTCAGGTAAAGTCTTTAAATATGTTACCAAACCTTGGGACGCCGACGAACTCAAAGCCATCGTTAAACAGGCCTTAGAAACCCATACCGTTCTCAAATCTCGCACCGAAGAACTACGTCGCGCTCTCCAACAAGAATCTCTCCTCTACGCCGTTACCAATACCATTCGCTCCGCCCCCAACTATCGGGAAATGCTGCAACGGATTGTGGAAACGGTGGGTCAAATGTTTGAAGCCCAGTATTGCATTCTGCGACCCTTCCAAGACGGGCAAATGGTGGATGAATGGTTTATGTATCAGTCGGGACGAGGGGATATTCTGGAAACCCCCGATCCCCAAAAGCCCTCAACAGATCTGTTGCGATTATTGGTCTGGGAAACTACCGATGTGGAAGTGATCCAAGCTGTTGATACCGATGAACGGGTAATATCGGTACTGGCCCGCCAACAAGCTTATACCCAAACCCAGATTCGCTCCAGTTTAGTCGTACCCCTATTTTACCAACTGGACTTAATGGCCGTGTTAGCCCTACATCACTGCCAGGAGTCCCATATTTGGCTTGATCATGAAGTTCAATTAGTGATTACCGTTTCCGATCAAGCGGCTTTGGCCCTATCCCAAGCTCGCGCCTATGAACAGGTGCGAGAACTGGCGAAACGGGAAGCGTTAGTCAATACGATTACATCGGCGATTCGTTCTAGTTTAAATCCCCGCACGATTTTTGCCGCCATTACCCAACAATTGGGAGAAGCGTTACAAGTGGATGGATGTGCTTTATCCCTGTGGACAAAAGATGATGAATATGTCCAATGTGTAGGATTATATGATGCGGCTCGTCAGGCGTCGATGGTCAGCGATGAATGGTCGTTAGAGTCTCCCCCCACTTCCGTTGAATCCGTTGCCTCCGTTGAACCCTCGCTTCAGCTACAGCAGCCCCAAGAAATGCTGCCTCAATCTTTAGTTCCGATTCGGGGAAACCCGGTATTGCAACAAGTGTTACGCACCGGAAAACCCGTTGTGATTGATGATTTAGACCGCCAACCGGAATCGCATATTGCGGAATTCCCTCTGCGTTCGGCTTCCAAAGCGTTGATGGTGATGCCTTTGCTCTCCGATGGTCAGATTATTGGCAGTATTTCTCTGCGACAAAACACTCGAATTCGCAAATGGCAAGAAGCGGAAATTAATTTAGTGCAAGTGGTGGCGGTACAAGCGGCTTTAGCCGTACAACAGGCTCGTTTATATCAAAAAACCCGACAACAAGCCGAACGATTATTAGAAGCAGATCGGGTAAAAACGGAATTTTTTCAAAATATTTCCCATGAGTTTCGGACTCCTTTAACGTTAATGATTGGGCCGTTAGAATCGGCGATTAATCAACAGCAAGATTTACCCTTAGAACAATCGAAAATTGCCTTAAGAAATTCTAGGCGATTGTTACGGTTAGTCAATCAATTATTAGATTTACAACGGTTTGATGCGGGACGAATGCAACCTAGTTTTCGCCCCTGTGATTTAATTTCCTTTTGTCACAGTACCGTTGAATCGTTTCAACCCTATTGTCATAAGAAAGAAATTTACTTAGAAACAGATTTAAAAACCTGTCCTTTGTTGTATTTAGATTTAGAACGGTTTGATAAAGTTCTCTATAATTTACTCTCGAATGCGATGAAGTTTACGCCCACTGGAGGAACAATTACCTTAAGAGTTGAACCCCTGGGAGATCATTGTCGTTTGCAAGTTGCAGACACCGGAATTGGGATTAAACCGGAACAAATTCCCTATTTATTTGAACGCTTTCGTCAAGCGGAAGGTTCTGCAAATCGTTCCTATGAAGGGTCGGGTTTAGGATTAGCATTAGTTAAAGAATTAGTGGAACTGCATAAAGGACAAATTTCTGTGGAGTCGATTTATGGCAAAGGTACAACCTTTACCGTTTGGTTACAACAGGGAACGGCTCATTTACCCGGAGAACAAGTTTTGGAGATTCCGGCGGAGTTAAATTCGAGTCGCGCCTCGGTGGAATTTTCGGATGTGGAAGTGGATATAACGGAGGATGATAGCAATAATGGGGGGGAAACGGCGGAAGAAAATATACTTTTAGGGGAAAATACTTCCTCGACGAATTTAGTGTTAGTGGTGGATGATAACCCCGATTTACGGCGTTATGTCTCGAAGATTCTCCGCCAGTCGGGATACAACGTAGTGGTGGCTTGTAATGGGGCTGAAGGGTTTGAAATAGCCCAACGCTATCAGCCGGAAGTGATTATTACCGATTTAATGATGCCTTTGGTATCGGGGTTAGATTTAATTCGGTTAATTCGAGAAAACCCGGAATTGAAGGGAACTCCGATGATTTTATTAACGGCTAAGGCGGATGAAGAAACCCGTTTAGAGGGTGTGGAACGGGGGGCCGATGCCTATCTGTCCAAACCGTTTAATGATCGGGAACTGTTGGCAGAAGTGAAAAATTTACAATCTTTAAAAGAGAACGAACGCCGAATATCTGAGTTAAATCGATATTTAACAGAGTCAGTATTAAAACGATTTTTACCGGAAACAATGGTTAAAAAAGCCGCTACGGGGGAATTGGCGTTGGATCTGAGTCCTGAACCTCGGTTAATTACGATTTTATTTAGTGATATTGTCGGATTTACCCAGATGTCGAATCAGTTACAATCTCAGGGAATTGCGGTGGTGTTAAATGAGTATTTAGCAGAGATGACACGGGTAATTTTTGCCAATGGGGGCACGGTCGATAAGTTTGTTGGGGATGCGGTGATGGCGTTATATGGTGCGCCAGAGGAGTTATCTGCGGAAAAACAGGTCAAACAGGCGGTGAATTCAGCGCGGCAAATGTTGCGATCGCTTGATAAGCTGAATCAACGCTGGCGAGAACAGGGAATCATCAATCATCATGGCGTTGAACCCGTGCGTTTCCGATGTGGAATTCATATCGGGACGGCTGTTGTCGGGATGTTTGGATCTCAGGAACGTTCAGATTATACCGCCATTGGCCCTGCGGTGAATATGGCCGCTCGCTTACAAGAAGTTGCTCATCCCAATAGTATTTTAGTCTCTACAGAAGTAGCGAATTATCTCCCCGCCACTGAAATTTTAGCTGAAGAATTCCACAAATTAAAAGGTATTGGCGATCAAGTATTAACGTTTATGGTTAACCCCGAACCGTAG
- a CDS encoding DUF29 domain-containing protein gives MDIKQSPSFQKSSSLYEQDFYGWTQQQAKLLREGALDHLDIINLAEEIQSLGKQQRQELKNRLGILLGHLLKWQFQPNKRSKSWFVTLREQRREIGYLLTENPSLKPYLPEALHKGYQSGIDLAVRETSLNDQDFPTECLYTLDEVLDTNFFPGEPSDQFPNPK, from the coding sequence ATGGATATAAAACAGAGCCCATCCTTTCAAAAAAGCTCATCTCTTTATGAACAAGACTTTTATGGATGGACACAGCAACAAGCCAAACTGCTACGCGAAGGCGCATTAGATCACCTTGATATTATTAATCTGGCTGAGGAAATTCAATCTTTGGGAAAACAACAACGCCAAGAGTTAAAAAACCGTTTAGGAATTCTACTCGGTCATTTACTCAAGTGGCAGTTTCAACCGAATAAACGCTCTAAAAGTTGGTTTGTGACCCTGCGCGAACAACGCCGAGAGATTGGCTATTTATTAACAGAAAATCCTAGTTTAAAACCCTATCTTCCTGAAGCATTACACAAAGGTTATCAAAGTGGAATTGACTTAGCTGTACGCGAAACCTCCCTGAATGATCAAGATTTTCCCACAGAATGTCTCTATACCCTAGACGAAGTTTTAGACACCAACTTTTTCCCAGGAGAACCATCTGATCAGTTTCCAAACCCGAAATAG